The Mesorhizobium sp. B1-1-8 genome contains a region encoding:
- a CDS encoding sigma-70 family RNA polymerase sigma factor, whose protein sequence is MDEKTAAILGEIPRLRRYARSLTRDADRADDLVQDCLERALMRLDNWRTAESPRRWLFTIMHHLFIDQMRKVKRRGEAGTLPLQAGEAQAAPADQIEAIASREIIDALQAVGPDRRAALVLVAIEGFSYAEAANILGVPAGTLMSRIARGREELRRLLPDLEPQRTAAIS, encoded by the coding sequence ATGGACGAAAAGACGGCGGCGATCCTTGGCGAGATACCGCGTCTGCGGCGCTACGCGCGCTCGCTGACGCGCGATGCCGATCGCGCCGACGATCTCGTCCAGGACTGTCTGGAGCGCGCGCTGATGCGGCTGGACAACTGGCGGACGGCGGAAAGCCCGCGGCGGTGGTTGTTCACCATCATGCATCATTTGTTCATCGACCAGATGCGCAAGGTCAAGCGGCGCGGCGAAGCGGGCACGCTGCCGCTGCAGGCGGGCGAGGCTCAGGCCGCACCCGCCGACCAGATCGAGGCCATCGCCTCGCGCGAAATCATCGATGCCCTGCAAGCGGTCGGCCCGGACCGGCGAGCGGCATTGGTGCTGGTCGCCATCGAAGGCTTCTCCTATGCCGAGGCCGCCAACATATTGGGCGTTCCGGCCGGCACGCTGATGTCGCGCATCGCGCGCGGCCGCGAGGAACTGCGCCGCCTGCTGCCTGACCTCGAGCCGCAACGAACCGCCGCGATTTCATAA
- a CDS encoding branched-chain amino acid ABC transporter permease, whose product MTMIFGIPIQALLGQLLVGLINGSFYAMLSLGLAVIFGLLRIINFAHGALYMLGAFIGYLLLVHLGIGYWPALILVPLAVGLFGMVVERAALSRLYRLDPLYGLLFTFGLALVIEGVFRYYYGVSGNPYAVPGLLAGGTNLGFMFLPNYRGWVVVASLIVCIGTWLLIEKTRLGSYLRAATENPQLVQAFGVNVPLLLTLTYGLGAALAGLAGILAAPVYQVSPLMGSDLIIVVFAVVVVGGMGSILGAIVTGYMLGLAEGLTKVFYPEASNLVVFVIMAVVLLLRPAGLFGRDA is encoded by the coding sequence ATGACCATGATCTTCGGCATTCCTATACAGGCCTTGCTCGGCCAACTCCTGGTCGGCCTGATCAACGGCTCCTTTTATGCGATGCTGAGCCTCGGGCTGGCCGTCATCTTCGGCTTGCTGCGCATCATCAATTTCGCCCATGGCGCGCTTTATATGCTGGGCGCTTTCATTGGCTACCTGCTGCTCGTTCATCTCGGCATCGGCTATTGGCCGGCGCTGATCCTGGTGCCTTTGGCCGTCGGCCTGTTCGGCATGGTAGTCGAACGCGCAGCACTGTCGCGGCTCTACCGGCTCGATCCGCTCTACGGCCTGCTTTTCACCTTCGGGCTGGCCTTGGTCATCGAGGGCGTCTTCCGCTATTATTACGGCGTATCCGGCAATCCCTATGCCGTGCCGGGGCTGCTTGCCGGCGGCACCAATCTCGGCTTCATGTTCCTGCCCAACTATCGCGGCTGGGTGGTGGTCGCTTCGCTCATCGTCTGCATCGGCACCTGGCTTTTGATCGAAAAGACCAGGCTCGGCTCCTATCTGCGCGCCGCGACCGAGAACCCGCAGCTGGTGCAGGCCTTCGGCGTCAACGTGCCGCTGCTCTTGACGCTGACCTACGGGCTGGGCGCGGCGCTCGCGGGCCTAGCCGGCATCCTCGCCGCGCCCGTCTACCAGGTCAGCCCGCTGATGGGCTCGGACCTGATCATCGTCGTCTTCGCCGTCGTCGTGGTCGGCGGCATGGGATCGATCCTCGGCGCCATCGTCACCGGCTACATGCTCGGCCTCGCCGAAGGCCTGACCAAGGTCTTTTACCCGGAAGCCTCGAACCTCGTCGTCTTCGTCATCATGGCGGTCGTGCTTTTGCTCAGGCCCGCCGGCCTCTTCGGAAGGGACGCCTGA
- a CDS encoding isocitrate lyase/PEP mutase family protein translates to MRLKDGERPSWKSVLDKHAPLILPSAPDALTARLIERAGFPAYQIGGFALAAHMHAVPDIDLEQYGENHAKAKEIIDACGLPVLVDGDDGYGDVKNVTRTVRGYEAIGASALFIEDQQPPKRCGHMADKRVISAEAMAQKIRAAAAARRSPDFFIMARTDAAEPDGIGDAIERGQRYVEAGADGVYVEGPTSVDELKQVGAAFKGVPLATSILEGGGKTPWLSPRSMHELGFSMILYPTSVLFRQVRAVQDALDDLRNGLAMKPEQAVTLETFEDIVGMPEWADIENRFMGQSEQGGIVTRIKQKLTG, encoded by the coding sequence ATGCGCCTCAAAGACGGCGAAAGACCCTCTTGGAAGTCGGTCCTGGACAAACATGCGCCGCTGATTCTGCCGTCGGCGCCGGATGCCCTGACGGCGCGGCTTATAGAGCGCGCCGGCTTCCCGGCCTATCAGATCGGCGGCTTCGCCCTTGCCGCCCATATGCATGCGGTCCCCGACATCGACCTCGAGCAATATGGCGAGAACCATGCCAAAGCCAAGGAGATCATCGACGCCTGCGGCCTGCCGGTGCTGGTCGACGGCGACGACGGCTATGGCGACGTGAAGAACGTCACCCGCACGGTGCGCGGTTACGAGGCCATTGGCGCTTCGGCGCTGTTCATCGAGGACCAGCAGCCGCCGAAGCGTTGCGGTCACATGGCGGACAAGCGGGTCATTTCCGCCGAGGCGATGGCGCAGAAGATCCGCGCCGCCGCGGCGGCACGGCGGAGCCCCGACTTCTTCATCATGGCGCGCACCGATGCGGCCGAGCCGGACGGCATCGGCGATGCGATCGAGCGCGGGCAACGCTATGTGGAAGCAGGCGCCGACGGCGTCTATGTCGAGGGGCCGACCAGCGTGGACGAGCTGAAGCAGGTGGGCGCTGCATTCAAGGGCGTCCCGCTGGCGACGAGCATCCTGGAAGGCGGCGGCAAGACGCCGTGGCTCTCGCCGCGATCGATGCATGAGCTCGGTTTCAGCATGATTCTCTATCCGACATCGGTTCTGTTCCGACAGGTCCGCGCGGTGCAGGACGCGCTTGACGATTTGCGGAACGGCCTTGCCATGAAACCCGAACAGGCCGTCACGCTCGAGACCTTCGAGGACATCGTCGGAATGCCGGAATGGGCTGACATCGAGAACCGCTTCATGGGTCAGTCCGAACAAGGCGGCATCGTCACCAGGATAAAGCAGAAGCTGACCGGCTGA
- a CDS encoding EAL domain-containing protein produces MADDDKRSGKFWAVALDRAHLGLWDWNLSTGDCYYSPTWSKMLGYEEGELANTPDLWLMLTHPDDRERALASGDSHLAGLTPSIETELRLRHKDGHWVWVLDRGGIVERDADGKPLRLMGVQTDITRQKEAEAALEQVNVRFRLALAASGTGIWHHDVGTQKSYWDARTRDIFGLVADSDEVTADLWHTFLHPDDKEATEKTHQVPLGSDTVVANQYRIIRRDGEIRHVESLLRFIAGVGSAGQILGTVRDITEDKKRAEELAYAARHDALTGLLNRSAFDRLLAEKINAIDRLPLAVFYVDLDYFKALNDFAGHAAGDLALKGVAAGILASLPPSAHAARLGGDEFAVLVPGCDTACAERLAGAVLAAVRDADLGAGVASRRLAASVGIAFIEDREMSVADALACADDACYAAKAAGRDRFAVFSPDAASGSGGLNAARLAADTVDAMEDGRLKLYGQEIHKLGQPWQESRHVEVLARLEARNGRLIPPGDFMPVAERFGIAARLDRWIIRTALWRHGKAMRSGAISLGFNLSAQTLSDPQLWDFVDTAIAESGAPSSGVGFEITETAAVTNFEAAAEFVRKARERRCRVSLDDFGAGMSSFEYLRRFPIDAIKIDGSFIEHIADSPFDREIVSAISGIARSMGCAVVAEKIEEKSALEILQGMGVAYGQGFFLHRPEPLEAIVARAVPMPEKPQRRSFRSIPT; encoded by the coding sequence ATGGCGGACGACGACAAACGCAGCGGCAAATTCTGGGCGGTGGCGCTCGATCGCGCCCATCTCGGCCTTTGGGACTGGAATCTTTCGACCGGCGATTGCTACTATTCGCCGACTTGGTCGAAGATGCTGGGCTATGAGGAAGGCGAGTTGGCGAACACGCCCGACCTCTGGCTGATGCTTACCCATCCGGACGACCGCGAGCGCGCGCTGGCGAGCGGCGACAGCCACCTCGCCGGCCTGACGCCTTCCATCGAGACCGAGCTCAGGCTGCGCCACAAGGACGGCCACTGGGTCTGGGTGCTGGACCGCGGCGGCATCGTCGAGCGCGACGCCGACGGCAAGCCGCTGCGGCTGATGGGCGTGCAGACCGACATCACCAGGCAGAAGGAGGCCGAGGCGGCGCTCGAACAGGTCAATGTGCGCTTCCGCCTGGCGCTCGCCGCCAGCGGCACGGGCATCTGGCACCACGATGTCGGCACCCAAAAGAGCTATTGGGACGCACGCACGCGCGACATCTTCGGCCTCGTCGCCGACAGCGACGAGGTCACCGCCGATCTCTGGCACACTTTCCTGCACCCCGACGACAAGGAGGCCACCGAAAAGACCCATCAGGTGCCGCTCGGCTCCGACACCGTCGTTGCCAATCAATACCGCATCATCCGCCGCGACGGCGAGATCCGCCATGTCGAGTCGCTGCTGCGCTTCATCGCCGGCGTCGGCTCGGCCGGCCAGATCCTGGGTACCGTGCGCGACATCACCGAGGACAAGAAACGCGCCGAGGAGCTTGCCTATGCCGCCCGTCACGATGCGCTGACGGGGCTGTTGAACCGCTCCGCCTTCGACCGGCTGCTGGCCGAGAAGATCAACGCGATCGACCGGCTGCCGCTCGCCGTGTTCTATGTCGACCTCGACTACTTCAAGGCGCTCAACGATTTCGCCGGCCATGCCGCCGGCGATCTGGCGCTGAAGGGCGTCGCCGCCGGCATTCTCGCCAGCCTGCCGCCATCGGCGCATGCGGCGCGTCTTGGCGGCGACGAGTTCGCGGTGCTGGTGCCTGGGTGCGATACCGCCTGCGCCGAGCGGCTGGCCGGCGCAGTGCTGGCTGCGGTCCGCGACGCCGATCTCGGCGCCGGCGTCGCCTCGCGCAGGCTCGCGGCCAGCGTCGGCATCGCCTTCATCGAGGATCGCGAGATGAGCGTCGCCGACGCGCTGGCCTGCGCCGACGACGCCTGCTACGCGGCCAAGGCTGCCGGGCGCGACCGTTTCGCGGTTTTCTCGCCCGACGCGGCTTCGGGTTCCGGCGGCCTCAACGCCGCGCGGCTCGCCGCCGACACGGTCGATGCGATGGAGGATGGCCGGCTGAAGCTTTACGGCCAGGAGATCCACAAGCTTGGCCAACCCTGGCAGGAAAGCCGCCATGTCGAGGTGCTGGCCAGACTCGAGGCGCGCAACGGCAGGCTGATCCCGCCCGGCGATTTCATGCCGGTGGCCGAGCGCTTCGGCATCGCCGCCAGGCTCGACCGCTGGATCATCCGCACCGCGTTGTGGCGTCACGGCAAGGCCATGCGCTCGGGCGCCATCTCGCTCGGCTTCAACCTGTCGGCGCAGACGCTTTCCGACCCGCAGCTTTGGGATTTCGTCGATACGGCCATCGCCGAGAGCGGCGCGCCGTCCTCCGGCGTCGGCTTCGAGATCACCGAGACCGCCGCCGTCACCAATTTCGAGGCGGCGGCGGAATTCGTGCGCAAGGCGCGCGAGCGCCGCTGCCGCGTCAGCCTCGATGATTTCGGCGCCGGCATGAGCTCGTTCGAATATCTGCGGCGCTTCCCCATCGACGCCATCAAGATCGACGGCTCCTTCATCGAGCACATCGCCGACAGCCCGTTCGACCGCGAGATCGTCTCGGCGATCTCCGGCATCGCCAGGAGCATGGGCTGCGCCGTCGTGGCCGAGAAGATCGAGGAAAAGAGTGCGCTCGAAATCCTGCAAGGCATGGGCGTCGCCTACGGCCAGGGCTTCTTCCTGCACCGCCCCGAGCCTCTGGAAGCGATCGTGGCGCGGGCTGTGCCGATGCCCGAAAAACCGCAGCGCCGCTCGTTTCGCTCAATACCTACGTGA
- a CDS encoding plasmid stabilization protein, with amino-acid sequence MPRGDKSKYTDKQERKADHIAEGYEKRGVSEKEAERRAWATVNKDDAGGKKEGGSGRGKHTGNPAAHKGGRTGGKASASRSAADRSASARKAAATRKRNAEHAHH; translated from the coding sequence ATGCCACGTGGAGACAAGTCGAAATATACCGACAAGCAGGAGCGCAAGGCCGATCACATCGCCGAAGGCTACGAAAAACGCGGCGTTTCGGAAAAGGAAGCCGAGCGGCGCGCCTGGGCCACCGTCAACAAGGACGACGCCGGCGGCAAGAAGGAAGGCGGCTCCGGCCGCGGCAAGCACACCGGCAATCCTGCGGCGCACAAGGGCGGCAGGACGGGCGGCAAGGCTTCCGCCTCGCGCTCGGCGGCGGACCGCTCGGCTTCGGCCAGGAAGGCGGCGGCGACGCGCAAGCGCAATGCGGAACACGCACATCATTGA
- a CDS encoding alpha/beta fold hydrolase, with protein MFEGFESAEIDAGEARIFIRRAGDGPGLLLLHGFPETHLMWRDVAPKLTDRFSVICADLRGYGRSSCPATAPDHAPYAKRTMAADLVALMTKLGFSRFMVAGHDRGGRVAYRLALDHPDSVEKLAVLDILPTAEVWDRADARLVLGYWPWSLLAQPEPLPEKILAGAAEAIVDNAIDAWGPAPSTFPAGVRRAYVNALNDPAHVHAICEEYRAAATLDREHDHADRAAGRRVACPLLALWSGHGALAEWYGQDGGPLALWRNWADDVSGGAMPGGHFFPEEAPAETATRLREFLLPEK; from the coding sequence ATGTTCGAGGGTTTCGAGAGCGCCGAAATCGACGCCGGAGAAGCGCGGATCTTCATCCGCCGCGCAGGTGACGGGCCGGGGCTGCTTCTGCTGCACGGCTTTCCTGAAACGCATCTGATGTGGCGAGACGTGGCGCCAAAGCTCACGGACCGCTTCAGCGTTATCTGCGCCGATTTGCGCGGTTACGGCAGAAGCTCCTGCCCCGCAACCGCTCCAGATCATGCGCCTTACGCCAAGCGCACGATGGCCGCCGATCTTGTGGCGCTGATGACGAAGCTCGGCTTTTCCCGCTTCATGGTCGCAGGCCACGACCGCGGCGGCCGGGTCGCCTACCGGCTGGCGCTCGACCACCCCGACAGCGTCGAGAAGCTCGCCGTGCTCGACATCCTGCCCACTGCGGAAGTCTGGGACCGAGCCGATGCCCGGCTGGTGCTCGGTTACTGGCCGTGGTCGCTGCTTGCCCAGCCGGAGCCGTTGCCGGAAAAGATCCTGGCCGGGGCGGCAGAAGCGATCGTCGACAATGCGATTGATGCCTGGGGCCCGGCGCCTTCAACCTTCCCGGCCGGAGTGCGGCGGGCCTATGTCAATGCCTTGAACGACCCCGCCCACGTCCATGCCATTTGCGAGGAATACCGGGCGGCGGCGACACTGGACCGCGAGCACGACCACGCGGACCGGGCCGCGGGACGGCGCGTTGCCTGCCCGCTGCTGGCGCTGTGGAGCGGGCACGGCGCGCTGGCCGAGTGGTACGGCCAAGACGGCGGACCGCTGGCGCTGTGGCGCAACTGGGCGGACGACGTCAGCGGCGGAGCCATGCCCGGCGGACATTTCTTCCCCGAGGAAGCGCCCGCCGAAACGGCGACGCGCCTGCGAGAATTTCTTTTGCCGGAAAAATAG
- a CDS encoding sensor histidine kinase, with amino-acid sequence MPTNKQATLQRTEDGLMQFAEASGDVLWIRNASDLQWTFLSPGFEKIYGISRQEALKGDDFASWTELIVPEDREAATASIHEVIKGKRVAFDYRIRRPIDGTIRWLRDTDFPIRNAQGEIDRIGGIGHDITPLKEAEEHQKSMLLELQHRVRNTLAVVRAIARRSAECSETVEDLGMHLDGRIAAFARVQTAVTRDPLAGLDLETLVADTLLTASAREGEQLSIQGPSVLLAAKAAETIGLTLHELTTNAVKYGALWQPGGHIAVCWTLEKTSRGGSAILALEWTESGLTLSGAEPKRSGFGTELLTKTLGYDLNANVEREFRKSGVRYLIRIPATAQIVKS; translated from the coding sequence ATGCCAACGAATAAGCAAGCCACCTTGCAGCGGACCGAAGACGGGCTGATGCAGTTTGCCGAAGCCTCCGGGGATGTGCTCTGGATCCGCAACGCCTCGGACTTGCAGTGGACATTCCTAAGTCCGGGGTTCGAGAAGATCTACGGCATCAGCAGGCAGGAGGCATTGAAGGGCGACGATTTTGCATCGTGGACGGAACTGATCGTGCCGGAAGACCGGGAGGCGGCGACGGCAAGCATCCACGAGGTGATCAAGGGCAAGCGCGTCGCCTTCGACTATCGCATCCGGCGGCCCATCGACGGGACGATACGCTGGCTGCGCGACACCGACTTTCCGATCCGCAACGCACAGGGCGAGATCGATCGGATCGGCGGCATCGGCCACGACATCACGCCGCTGAAGGAGGCGGAGGAGCACCAGAAATCCATGCTGCTGGAGCTGCAGCACCGCGTCCGCAACACGCTGGCCGTCGTCAGGGCGATCGCCAGGCGCAGCGCCGAATGCAGCGAGACAGTGGAGGATCTGGGCATGCATCTCGACGGCCGCATCGCGGCCTTTGCGCGGGTGCAGACGGCGGTCACCCGCGATCCGCTGGCGGGCCTCGACCTGGAAACGCTAGTTGCCGATACGCTGCTTACCGCTTCGGCGCGAGAAGGCGAGCAGCTGTCGATCCAAGGACCGTCGGTGCTTCTGGCCGCCAAAGCCGCCGAAACCATCGGCTTGACGCTGCATGAACTGACGACCAATGCCGTCAAATACGGCGCGTTGTGGCAGCCCGGCGGACATATCGCCGTCTGCTGGACACTGGAGAAAACATCCAGGGGCGGGTCTGCCATTCTCGCGCTCGAATGGACCGAATCCGGGCTGACGCTCAGCGGCGCGGAACCTAAGCGCAGCGGCTTCGGCACCGAGCTGCTGACCAAGACGCTTGGCTACGACCTCAATGCAAATGTCGAGCGCGAATTCAGGAAAAGCGGCGTGCGGTACCTGATCCGCATTCCGGCCACCGCGCAGATCGTGAAGTCCTAA
- a CDS encoding nucleotidyltransferase domain-containing protein: MTGEQRRQLIDTQQVYQAWLSAEDERQRRFVGSMRWVDRNGSDYLLRKIRQTETSLGLRSEQTEKSFAAFSEGRERNRDMLAGLSDRLNSLAKINVAIGLGRVPAIAARILRRIAETSLLGRQLLVVGTNALFAYEALAGVQISSGLTATGDIDLLFDSRRRISFVTEEKITQSGLIGVLRKVDRSFKPLQPRAFRATNRDGYLVDLIRPQAKNVLKDKGPTSISSIPDDLDSAPMDGLQWLINAPKTDAIAIDERGYPVRIPTIDPRMFALHKAWLARRPDRSAVKAVRDREQAKAAALIARAYLNLPLDSEYVAAFPAPLREIALSALPLNDAPGLSEGSPIEPDW; this comes from the coding sequence TTGACCGGCGAACAAAGGCGCCAGCTCATAGACACCCAACAGGTCTACCAGGCCTGGCTGAGCGCGGAGGACGAGCGCCAGCGGCGCTTCGTCGGCAGCATGCGCTGGGTCGATCGCAACGGCTCCGATTATCTATTGCGGAAAATAAGACAGACCGAGACCTCGCTCGGCCTGAGAAGCGAGCAGACGGAAAAGTCATTCGCGGCTTTCTCCGAGGGCAGGGAGCGCAATAGGGATATGCTGGCCGGCTTGTCCGATCGCCTGAACAGCTTGGCCAAGATCAATGTAGCAATAGGCTTGGGCAGGGTGCCTGCCATCGCGGCCCGCATATTGCGGCGCATCGCCGAGACGAGCTTGCTCGGCAGACAATTGCTGGTCGTTGGAACGAACGCCTTGTTCGCCTACGAGGCTTTAGCGGGCGTCCAGATTTCAAGCGGCCTCACGGCAACCGGAGACATCGACCTGCTGTTCGATTCACGTCGCCGCATCAGCTTCGTGACCGAAGAGAAGATAACGCAGTCGGGCCTGATAGGCGTCCTGCGTAAGGTGGACAGGTCCTTCAAGCCGCTGCAGCCCAGGGCCTTCAGGGCAACGAACCGGGACGGCTATCTGGTCGACCTCATTCGACCGCAGGCGAAAAATGTTCTCAAGGACAAGGGACCGACGTCGATCAGCTCGATCCCCGACGATCTCGACAGCGCGCCCATGGACGGGTTGCAATGGCTTATCAATGCGCCGAAGACGGACGCCATAGCAATCGACGAGCGCGGCTATCCCGTCAGGATACCGACGATCGATCCGCGGATGTTTGCCCTTCACAAGGCATGGCTGGCCAGACGGCCCGATCGATCCGCAGTGAAGGCAGTTCGCGATCGTGAACAGGCGAAGGCGGCTGCGCTCATTGCCAGGGCGTATTTGAACCTTCCGCTGGACAGCGAATACGTGGCAGCCTTTCCGGCGCCGCTTAGAGAGATCGCTCTGTCAGCGCTTCCGTTGAATGATGCGCCAGGGCTCTCGGAAGGCTCGCCAATCGAGCCGGACTGGTAG
- a CDS encoding branched-chain amino acid ABC transporter permease → MSEAIHDRQAASATVRLEWALVALGIVALIAAPFLVYPIFVMKMLCFALFACAFNLLLGYTGLLSFGHATFFGAAAYFCAYAVKAWGWPPEAGILLGTAGAALLGLVMGFLAIRRQGIYFAMITLALAQMFYFFCVQAPFTEGEDGIQGVPRGHLFGIIDLNVTTNIYYFVLAIFLIGVFAVWRIVNSPFGMILRSIRENENRAISLGYSVGRYKLAAFVMSAALAGLAGAVKAIVFQFATLTDVTWQMSGEVILMTLLGGIGTMVGPVFGAGLVVGLENTLATSGFPVTIATGLIFMVCVLIFRRGIVGEIYARWLAPAQHGGGRN, encoded by the coding sequence ATGAGCGAGGCAATTCACGACAGGCAGGCGGCGTCCGCGACCGTCAGGCTGGAGTGGGCTCTTGTCGCGCTGGGCATCGTGGCGCTCATCGCCGCGCCCTTCTTGGTCTACCCGATCTTCGTGATGAAGATGCTGTGCTTCGCGCTGTTCGCCTGCGCCTTCAATCTTCTGCTCGGCTACACCGGCCTGCTCTCCTTCGGCCACGCCACCTTCTTCGGCGCCGCCGCCTATTTCTGCGCCTATGCGGTGAAAGCCTGGGGCTGGCCGCCGGAAGCCGGCATCCTGCTCGGCACCGCGGGTGCAGCGCTGCTCGGGCTGGTCATGGGTTTTCTGGCCATCCGCCGCCAGGGCATTTATTTCGCCATGATCACGTTGGCGCTGGCGCAGATGTTCTATTTCTTCTGCGTGCAGGCGCCGTTCACCGAAGGCGAGGATGGCATCCAGGGCGTGCCGCGCGGGCATCTGTTCGGCATCATCGACCTCAACGTCACCACGAACATCTACTATTTTGTTCTGGCGATCTTTCTCATCGGCGTCTTCGCCGTCTGGCGTATCGTCAATTCGCCCTTCGGCATGATCCTGCGCTCGATCCGCGAGAACGAGAACCGCGCCATTTCGCTGGGTTACTCGGTCGGCCGCTACAAGCTCGCCGCCTTCGTCATGTCGGCCGCGCTTGCCGGCCTGGCCGGCGCAGTCAAGGCGATCGTTTTCCAGTTCGCCACGCTCACCGACGTCACCTGGCAGATGTCGGGCGAGGTGATCCTGATGACGCTGCTCGGCGGCATCGGCACCATGGTCGGCCCGGTCTTCGGCGCCGGCCTCGTCGTCGGCCTGGAAAACACGCTGGCCACGTCCGGCTTCCCGGTGACGATCGCCACCGGGCTGATCTTCATGGTCTGCGTGCTCATCTTCCGGCGCGGCATCGTCGGCGAGATCTACGCAAGGTGGCTGGCGCCGGCGCAGCATGGGGGCGGCAGGAACTGA